One part of the Bacteroidia bacterium genome encodes these proteins:
- a CDS encoding TonB-dependent receptor, whose protein sequence is MKYLAFLLFLSLIIFPFLEVKGQIARTGQVLSISFTEASLAEISLQLEERCNCKIYLAHSESSFKPLTASFQDQSVEEILSNILENTPLSFISYDQQLIVIGKRNNIERSRSAKSYQSLEKNIEILRAPEPGIEVIGKIDGNSEGKLPQLSGRIRDQETGDGISGATVFISSAERGTSSDQEGRYTIELEAGSYDLIVQFIGYRKRKIPIRLISSGQLDISLIKADIQLDEIVLEAYASDRNVESNQSGLIRINMKEIERLPSFLGEVDVVKSLLLQPGVSSIGEGSSGFNVRGGNTDQNLVLLDEAMLFNSSHALGFFSTFNSDIVQDATLYKGNIPAKYGGRISSVLDMGVKDGNFEKINIKGGLGIVSSRLMIEGPINKHKTSFLVSGRSTYSDFLLNAIKIPEVKASSAFFYDANIRLTHRIDDRNIISLSTYQSKDRFSYNDEFGFDYQTSIAQMSYQRILGKHALSSFNLVYGAYQSNQQELRPSIASSLSVGNSYWKAKENFNFSKDRFSMDAGISAILYKVNPGELKANGPTSAISERKVERERGLELATYVSGTYDFSPRLSVNSGLRFTHFRYLGPGSLHIYQNPDQVREDEIIGIQDFDSGTIFSEGKVEPRLSIRYKLDSQSSLKFSYTRSSQFINQISNTETPLPTDIWQLSSPYIPTHLSHNFSLGYFRNFDQNKWISSLDIFYRNIDQLFDYKDFAELVSNEHIETELRQGIGRSRGIELSIKKQLGFIHGWFSYTFSRSERKVMEINEGQWYPSTFDKPHEASLVTNIQLSKRSTISFNFNYASGRPITIPIDRHLIDNRLILLNYSQRNAFRIPDYHRLDIAYTLSQSFRKSQKLKSSWTFSVYNIYGRRNPFAVFVDQAIVGDPKIKRLSVLGSAFPSLTINIEL, encoded by the coding sequence ATGAAGTATCTTGCTTTTCTCCTTTTCCTCAGCCTTATTATATTCCCTTTTTTAGAGGTGAAAGGGCAAATTGCAAGAACCGGGCAAGTCCTATCCATTTCATTTACCGAAGCCTCTTTAGCTGAAATCTCTCTACAGCTGGAGGAGAGATGCAATTGCAAGATATATCTGGCACATTCAGAAAGTAGTTTTAAGCCCCTTACTGCCAGCTTCCAGGACCAATCTGTAGAAGAAATACTAAGCAATATTCTAGAAAATACCCCCTTAAGTTTTATTTCCTACGATCAACAACTCATCGTCATAGGAAAGCGAAACAATATTGAGCGCAGCCGCAGTGCAAAATCCTATCAAAGTCTGGAAAAGAATATTGAGATTTTGAGAGCGCCTGAGCCGGGGATAGAGGTGATTGGAAAAATCGATGGGAATTCTGAGGGAAAGCTCCCTCAACTAAGCGGAAGGATACGTGATCAGGAAACAGGAGATGGAATTTCCGGAGCCACTGTTTTTATTAGCTCTGCTGAGCGCGGAACAAGCAGTGATCAGGAGGGTAGATATACGATTGAGTTAGAAGCTGGATCTTATGATTTAATTGTCCAATTCATTGGATACCGGAAACGAAAAATTCCTATCAGGCTGATCAGTTCCGGGCAGTTGGACATTTCCCTCATCAAAGCTGATATCCAATTAGATGAAATCGTACTGGAGGCTTATGCCAGTGACAGAAATGTAGAATCAAACCAAAGCGGCTTGATCAGAATAAACATGAAAGAAATCGAAAGATTGCCCAGCTTCCTGGGAGAAGTAGATGTGGTAAAAAGTCTGTTATTACAACCGGGGGTTTCTTCTATAGGTGAAGGCAGTAGTGGTTTTAATGTGCGAGGAGGAAACACAGATCAAAACCTGGTATTGCTAGACGAAGCCATGTTATTTAATAGTAGTCATGCCCTGGGATTTTTTAGCACTTTCAATTCGGATATCGTTCAAGATGCGACCTTATATAAAGGCAACATTCCCGCAAAATATGGAGGAAGGATATCTTCTGTACTGGACATGGGCGTAAAAGACGGGAATTTCGAAAAAATCAACATAAAGGGAGGATTAGGAATAGTATCAAGCCGACTGATGATAGAGGGACCTATCAACAAACACAAAACCTCCTTTTTAGTCTCAGGCCGGAGCACTTATTCCGATTTTCTGTTAAATGCAATCAAAATCCCGGAGGTAAAAGCCAGTTCCGCTTTCTTTTATGATGCCAATATCAGATTGACGCATCGCATTGATGATCGAAACATCATTTCCCTTTCAACTTATCAGTCAAAAGATAGATTCTCCTATAATGATGAATTTGGCTTTGACTATCAGACCTCAATAGCTCAGATGTCCTACCAAAGGATCCTGGGCAAGCACGCACTATCCAGCTTCAATCTTGTTTACGGAGCCTATCAAAGCAATCAGCAGGAATTGAGACCCAGTATAGCCTCTAGCCTTAGTGTGGGAAATTCCTATTGGAAAGCCAAAGAGAATTTCAATTTCTCCAAAGACAGATTTTCGATGGATGCCGGCATTTCGGCTATTTTGTATAAGGTAAATCCGGGTGAATTGAAAGCCAATGGTCCGACTTCCGCTATTTCAGAAAGAAAAGTTGAGCGGGAAAGGGGCTTAGAACTGGCAACTTATGTAAGTGGGACCTACGACTTTTCTCCCCGACTATCTGTAAATAGCGGCTTACGCTTCACCCATTTCCGCTATCTGGGTCCCGGCAGCCTACACATCTACCAAAATCCAGATCAAGTACGTGAAGATGAAATCATCGGAATCCAGGACTTTGATTCGGGCACCATTTTTAGCGAAGGGAAAGTTGAACCCCGACTTTCAATAAGGTATAAACTAGACTCGCAGTCATCTCTTAAATTCAGTTATACTCGGAGCAGTCAGTTTATCAACCAGATTTCTAATACTGAAACGCCCTTGCCAACTGACATTTGGCAATTGTCGAGCCCTTATATCCCTACTCACCTATCCCATAACTTTTCTTTGGGTTACTTCAGAAATTTTGATCAAAATAAATGGATTAGCTCACTGGACATTTTTTATCGGAATATAGACCAATTGTTTGATTACAAGGATTTTGCTGAGCTGGTAAGCAATGAGCATATCGAAACAGAATTGAGACAAGGAATAGGGCGCAGCAGGGGCATAGAATTGAGTATCAAAAAACAGCTGGGATTTATTCATGGCTGGTTTAGTTATACCTTTTCAAGAAGCGAACGAAAAGTGATGGAAATAAATGAAGGTCAATGGTATCCTTCAACTTTCGATAAACCCCATGAAGCATCTCTGGTAACAAATATTCAGCTGAGTAAAAGAAGCACGATCTCTTTTAATTTTAATTATGCGAGTGGAAGACCTATAACCATACCCATTGATAGGCACCTTATAGATAATCGATTGATTCTGTTAAACTACTCTCAGAGAAACGCTTTTAGAATACCCGATTACCATCGCCTCGATATTGCATATACCTTAAGTCAAAGTTTTAGGAAAAGTCAGAAGTTGAAAAGTAGTTGGACTTTTTCCGTCTACAATATCTATGGACGGAGAAATCCATTTGCAGTATTTGTAGATCAGGCCATAGTGGGTGATCCCAAAATCAAAAGACTATCTGTATTGGGTAGCGCCTTTCCTTCTCTTACCATTAATATTGAGCTATGA
- a CDS encoding DUF4249 family protein, protein MIRKSQIWKWTCIILALFFCFQACIDTIEIDLPESDGGRLVIEGSVERGPDAYVIRVSVRRTGQDIRDIVLKLEEADIFLIMNDEEVLPLINNEAQLIEIRSFHFRHGADPASANFRIRVRLKDGRVFESEDQKILDPAASSSLAVNMSERSLVNDAGILIQEDYVELSVNTALRNDLGEELSYLWEVSGVYEFREVAWTDDPGFFPSTCYVPVSSPPDEINVILASELSGDSLSNHKIAETEADFRFVTGYYYTVLQKTIDEKTAKYWNQVAVNISRDGTIFDPPAGQIEGNIRNINDEQDEVLGYFYVAGVDTLRYLTIPDETGNQRHPCAIEPRQPLCCDCLASLVNSTLIKPRYWD, encoded by the coding sequence ATGATCAGAAAATCTCAGATATGGAAATGGACCTGCATAATTCTGGCTCTCTTTTTTTGTTTTCAAGCCTGTATCGATACTATAGAAATTGATCTACCTGAAAGCGATGGAGGAAGACTTGTTATAGAAGGTTCGGTAGAAAGAGGTCCAGATGCCTATGTCATTCGGGTTTCGGTTCGACGTACAGGACAGGACATCCGGGATATTGTTTTGAAACTGGAAGAAGCAGATATTTTTCTCATCATGAATGATGAAGAGGTACTTCCTCTCATCAATAATGAAGCCCAGTTGATCGAAATTCGCTCCTTTCATTTTCGACATGGAGCAGATCCCGCGAGTGCAAATTTCAGAATAAGAGTCAGACTTAAAGATGGTCGTGTTTTTGAATCAGAGGATCAGAAAATCCTGGATCCCGCTGCTTCTTCCTCTCTTGCAGTCAATATGTCCGAACGTAGTCTGGTGAATGATGCAGGTATTTTGATCCAGGAAGATTATGTTGAGCTTTCTGTCAATACAGCATTAAGGAATGACCTGGGTGAAGAACTCTCTTATTTATGGGAGGTTTCGGGTGTATATGAATTTCGGGAAGTAGCATGGACAGATGATCCTGGGTTTTTTCCCTCTACCTGCTATGTCCCGGTTTCCAGTCCTCCCGATGAAATCAATGTGATCCTTGCCAGCGAATTAAGTGGAGATAGCTTGTCAAATCATAAAATAGCTGAAACAGAAGCCGACTTTCGCTTCGTAACTGGCTACTATTACACGGTTTTGCAAAAAACAATAGATGAAAAAACTGCGAAATATTGGAATCAAGTTGCGGTAAACATTAGCCGAGATGGCACCATTTTCGATCCACCTGCCGGGCAAATAGAGGGCAATATTCGAAATATTAATGACGAGCAAGACGAAGTATTGGGCTATTTCTATGTTGCGGGAGTTGATACCCTGAGGTATCTGACAATTCCAGATGAAACCGGCAATCAACGACATCCTTGTGCGATCGAACCCCGTCAACCCCTATGCTGCGATTGCCTGGCTTCCCTTGTCAATAGCACCCTTATAAAACCTCGTTATTGGGATTAA
- a CDS encoding YceI family protein, producing the protein MKKITILLLFALASFNFLLAQSSWNIDKNHSDIRFTAVHMVISEVDGEFKDFSGTVSNAPEDFDGAEVEFTAQVASIDTDNERRDGHLKSDDFFNAETYPEIKFKGKIEKDGEQYHLVGDFTMRDVTKPVKFDVKYNGSVSLGQRGRKAGFKVTGSVDRFEYGIKFNRALETGGLVVSQEIGITCNIELNEAK; encoded by the coding sequence ATGAAAAAAATCACGATCCTCCTTTTATTTGCTCTCGCTTCTTTCAATTTCCTGCTTGCACAAAGCAGTTGGAACATTGACAAGAACCATTCTGATATTCGTTTTACAGCTGTCCACATGGTCATCAGTGAAGTGGATGGAGAATTTAAAGACTTTTCAGGTACGGTAAGCAATGCTCCGGAGGACTTTGATGGGGCAGAGGTAGAATTTACGGCTCAGGTTGCCTCTATCGATACAGACAATGAACGAAGAGATGGACATTTGAAATCCGATGACTTTTTCAATGCTGAGACCTATCCGGAAATCAAATTTAAAGGCAAAATTGAAAAAGACGGAGAGCAATACCATCTGGTTGGAGACTTTACGATGAGAGATGTCACGAAGCCAGTCAAATTTGATGTCAAGTACAATGGAAGTGTCTCTCTGGGGCAGAGGGGTAGAAAAGCAGGATTTAAGGTGACAGGTTCCGTTGATCGCTTTGAATACGGGATCAAATTCAACCGTGCCCTGGAAACAGGAGGATTGGTAGTGAGCCAGGAAATTGGAATCACCTGCAATATCGAACTAAACGAAGCTAAGTAA
- a CDS encoding dienelactone hydrolase family protein, with translation MKELRKEDIDQEVFDLYDDYAHNRLDRRQFMDKLSLYAVGGLTVSSLLGFIMPDYESKIQLKQDDPRLKTENVTYNSAKGGGEIRAQLSRPVDAKGKLPGIVVVHENRGLNPHIADVGRRAALAGFISISPDALWPLGGYPGTDDEGRTMQRKRDRNEMLEDFIAAFEYLKSHPECSGKVGVVGFCFGGWICNMMAAKVSDLGAAVPFYGGPAPVEMVPDIQAPLLLHFGELDKRVNARWPEYEAALKANKKKYKAFVYEEANHGFHNDTTARYEKASAEKAWKRTVKFFKKHLK, from the coding sequence ATGAAAGAACTACGAAAAGAAGACATCGATCAGGAAGTTTTTGATCTCTATGACGACTATGCCCACAACCGGCTGGATCGAAGGCAATTCATGGATAAATTGTCTCTCTATGCTGTAGGGGGATTAACCGTCAGCTCATTATTGGGCTTTATCATGCCCGATTATGAAAGTAAGATTCAGCTCAAGCAGGATGATCCTCGACTGAAAACAGAAAATGTTACCTACAATTCGGCCAAAGGAGGTGGGGAAATCCGGGCACAACTTTCCCGGCCAGTAGATGCCAAAGGGAAATTGCCAGGTATTGTGGTCGTTCATGAAAATAGAGGCCTAAATCCCCATATAGCAGATGTCGGTCGAAGAGCAGCATTGGCAGGCTTTATCTCAATTTCCCCGGATGCACTATGGCCGTTGGGAGGATATCCGGGTACGGATGATGAAGGCAGAACAATGCAGAGGAAAAGAGATCGAAATGAGATGTTGGAAGATTTCATTGCTGCTTTTGAATACCTGAAATCACATCCGGAATGTAGCGGCAAGGTCGGTGTAGTAGGCTTCTGCTTTGGAGGATGGATTTGCAATATGATGGCGGCGAAAGTTTCAGATTTGGGAGCTGCTGTTCCTTTTTATGGAGGCCCGGCTCCGGTAGAAATGGTTCCCGACATTCAAGCTCCTTTATTGCTACATTTTGGCGAATTGGATAAGCGGGTAAATGCACGCTGGCCGGAGTATGAGGCGGCTTTAAAGGCAAATAAAAAGAAATACAAAGCTTTTGTATATGAAGAAGCCAATCACGGTTTCCACAATGATACAACAGCCCGATATGAAAAAGCCTCAGCAGAGAAGGCCTGGAAAAGAACGGTTAAATTCTTTAAAAAACATTTGAAGTAG
- a CDS encoding response regulator transcription factor, with amino-acid sequence MNCIIIEDQPPAQRILKKFIDDLGTLDLQATFSDAIQALKFLQSQKVELIFLDVHLPKLSGLDFLKSLAHPPHIILTTAFPDYALESYDLNVIDYLLKPFSFQRFVKAVAKVPNIQEGKEPEEAALTSGEIFIKSGYEHIKVSVSDILFIKSDSDYTEIHLAHKKLLSQESLRYWGSSLGEKQFTRVHKSYLINTSWVEKVAGNQIYLKGGSIVPIGRAYKEAFTKRFLK; translated from the coding sequence ATGAACTGTATCATCATTGAAGATCAGCCACCCGCACAGCGAATTTTGAAAAAATTCATCGATGACCTGGGGACCCTTGATTTACAGGCGACCTTCTCAGATGCCATTCAGGCTTTAAAATTTTTACAGTCTCAGAAAGTGGAACTTATCTTTCTGGACGTTCATTTGCCTAAACTCTCCGGACTGGATTTTCTCAAAAGCCTGGCTCATCCTCCCCACATTATCCTTACGACTGCATTTCCCGATTATGCCCTGGAAAGCTATGATTTGAATGTGATTGATTATTTGTTGAAACCGTTTTCTTTTCAGCGCTTTGTCAAAGCAGTTGCTAAAGTCCCCAATATCCAAGAAGGGAAAGAGCCAGAAGAAGCTGCTTTGACTTCAGGGGAAATCTTCATTAAATCAGGCTATGAGCATATTAAGGTATCTGTTTCAGATATTTTATTTATCAAGTCCGATTCAGATTATACGGAGATTCATCTTGCCCATAAGAAACTGCTTTCACAGGAGAGTTTAAGATATTGGGGATCAAGCCTGGGCGAGAAGCAATTTACCCGCGTACACAAGTCCTATTTGATCAATACTTCCTGGGTGGAAAAAGTCGCCGGGAATCAGATCTATCTCAAGGGTGGAAGTATCGTTCCTATTGGCCGAGCATATAAAGAAGCATTCACCAAGCGATTTCTTAAATGA